In Leptolyngbya sp. O-77, the genomic window GCGCCTCTACCTGGGCAATTTGGCGACTGAGCGTCAGATGGGCAAAGTCATTTTGGTTTAAATCTGGGATGACCAGAGAAAGACCCGCCGCCCGAAAGCGATCGCCCAGATACCGCGCCTTAGCAGAATTAGGACTCGACGCAAACCCATGCAAGTAGCAGCAGAACACCATTGCTCAGTCGTTTTCTGGTCTATATTTAGATCTCTCTTGCAATCTTCTTTGAGATTACGCGATTGGTCATCTGTAGGGCGCGGAGTGTTCAAACAGTCAGCAACTCACCTCCCTCCATCGCCTCCTCCCTTCCTTACCCTTCTCTTCCTCTATGGATCTCCTTGAATATCAGGCAAAAGATCTATTTCAGAAAGTTGGCATTCCTATCCTGCCGTCGCAGCGGATTGACCATCCCAAGGACTTGAAACAGTTGCGGATTCCCTACCCCATCGTGCTGAAGTCGCAAGTCTATGCAGGCGGGCGAGGCAAGGCGGGTGGCGTGCGCTTTGCAGAAAACACCATTGACGCAGTGGCGGCGGCTCAGGCGATTTTCCATCTGCCGATCTTGGGGCAATATCCAGAGGTGCTGCTGGCGGAGGCAAAGTATGAGCCAGACCAGGAACTCTATCTGGCGGTAGTGCTTGATCCGTCGCTGCGGCGGCCGCTGCTGCTGGGGGCGCGAGAAGGTGGCATGGCACTGGAGGCAACTTCGCGGCAGATTCAGCAAGTGCTGGTGGATGGGGAGTTTTCGCCCTTTTATGCGCGGCGATTAGCAATCAACATGGGGCTGACGGGTGAGCTGATCGAGTCTGTCAGCGCGATCGCCGAGAAGATGTATCGCCTATTTTTGACCTACGACCTAGATCTGGTCGAGATTAACCCCCTGGCGGTGAATCCGGCCGGCGAAGTGATGGCGCTGGATGGCAAAATTACGGTCAACGATGCCGCGCTGGGGCGACATCCTGATTTGCTGGCGATGCAATCGGGCGCTCGCCCATCGCTCTCCTCGGCTGCTGGCCCGGCCTGCAACGGATTGGCCGCTGGTGCCTTCGACCTGCCCAACTTAAACCCAATGCTGTTTCCTGGCAGTCTGGGTATCTTGTGCAACGGAGCAGGGCTGACAATGGCGACGCTCGATTTGGTCGATCAGGCGGGTGGACAGCCCTCGGCCTGTCTGAACTTGGGGGGAGAGTCGTCCTACCGGCTGCCGCCCGATACCTTGTGCGATCGCCTGGAAAAAGGGCTGGACTGGATTTTGAAGACCCAGCGGCTACAAAGCGTGCTGCTCAACTTGCTGGGCGGCGTGGAAACTTGCAATGCAGTTGCCAGGGCGATCGCCCGCTACCTGAAGCAGCAGCGCCCGCCTGTGACCGTTCCCCTCGTTGTGCGGCTGGGCGGGGCCCACGCGGCGGCAGCCCGTAAGCAACTGGCTGCGCTGAACTTACCGATGCTGGTTGTTCTGGATTCGCTGGATGAGGCCATCACCAAGGCGATCGCCCTCAGTGAGGGAGCCAGAGTCGGGCGGTAGGGTCGCCTCTGGGCTGGCGTTTTGCGTTTTGCCCGTCTCTTCTGAAGGCTCAAGTTTCAAACCCAAATCTCACACCAAAACGCTCTATCAGGCATGGATTTATCTGCAAATAGTAAAGTTCTGGTGCAAGGCATCGCCGGCGCTCTGGGAAGCCTCTACACGGCGCGAATGCGGGCCTACGGCACGTCGATCGTGGCAGGGGTGTCGCCAGGGCACGGTGGGCAAGTGCTAGAGGGCGTGCCGGTGTTTGACCTGGTGGAACAGGCCGTAGCGACCACTGGCCCGGTGGATGCCGCCGTGATCCTGGTGGAGCCATATCGGATGCTGGATGCGGCACTGGAGGCAATCGCCGCTGGCATTCGGCATCTGGTGCTAGTGACGGAGGGCGTACCACCGCTGGACATGGTGAAACTGCTGCATATTGCTGAGCGCACCGATACGCTGGTCGTTGGGCCCGATAGTCCCGGCATTATCCTCCCTGGCAAGGTCTTATTGGGAACTTACCCCGCCGAGCTATATTCCCCTGGATGCATCGGGGTGATCAGCCGCAGCGGCACGCTCACCCACGAAATTGCGCTGCACCTGACGCAGGCGGAACTAGGGCAGTCAATCGTGGTGGGCATCGGGGGCGATCGCATCGTTGGTTCCTCTTTTCAGCAATGGCTACAAATTCTGGACGAAGACGACCAGACCGAGGCGATCGTGCTGGTGGGCGAAATTGGGGGGAACAGTGAAGAAGAAGCAGCCCGCTACATCGTCGAGGCGATCGACAAACCCGTAATTGCCTACATTGCCGGACGCACCGCGCCCAAGAATCATCGCATGGGCCACGCCGGAGCGATCATTGCCTCCCTGGTGGCGGGCTGGGGCAGCGAAATCGGCACGCCTGACAGCAAGGTGGCTGCTTTCCAAAAGGCAGGCGTTCCAGTCGCCAATCGCCCCTCCGATATTCCTGGCTTGCTAGAACGCGCCCTGCGGAAATGACTGCAAATGCTTCTGAGGTACTTTATTCTGCTTAAGCACCCTTGTTTCTCTTTCCGAAACGGGTTAGAAGGCATTACATTGAGGTAGCTTGGCGCGGGTTTGGGTGAGGTTTTGCAGAAGTGGTGCGGAAAGCGGTGCGGAAGCTTGCGGAAGCTTGCGGAAGGCGATCGCCCTCTTCTGAAAAAACAGTCAGACCTCGGATAATTTAGACCTTAGAGCATTGAGAGAATTTCAGTATGGGACGACGGCTATTGCAGGGGATGATGGCGGCGCTGCTGATCCTCTTGGTGATGAAAGGGGCGGCGGCGATTCCCCGGTTTTCGCGGCCAGAGCCTGCGCCGCGTCTCCCTGTGTCGGAAGTTCCCGCCGTTGCCGACCCTGCCATTCCGCCCGATCGCGTGCCGCTGCCCGTGCCGCCCGACCCCATTCCCAACGATTTGCGGCAGGTGCTGGTTCCTGGCAAAGCGGATCTGTCCAGCGTGCGCGTGCCCTATCCTGTCATGCGCGAGGTGGCATCCCGCTATACGCCGCGCCAGGAAATTGCGCCGCCCCACCCGACCAACTTTGGCTATCGCTTTTTGACGGATGCCTCTGGTCGCCCGGTTAGCAACGACCCAATTATCGTGCTACATGAAACGGTTGGCTCGGCCAGCAGCGCCATCAACACCTTCCGCACGCCCCATCCCAACGACGCAGATCAGCGCAGCTATCACGCCCTGATTCGGCTAAACGGCACGGTGGTGTATATCGTGCCGCCGGAGTATCGCGCCTTTGGCGCAGGGAATTCGGTGTTTGACGGGCCCAACGGTCGAGAAACGGTGAACACCAACCCGCAGTTTCCGCCCTCGGTGAATAACTTTGCCTATCACATTTCCCTGGAAACCCCCAGCGACGGCCGCGGCAACCAGTCGCGACACAGCGGCTACACCCGCGCCCAATATCAATCGCTGGCCTGGCTGACTGCCCGCACGGGCATTCCGGTCAACCGCATCACCACACACCGCGCCGTCGATCGCTCTGGCAGCCGCAGCGACCCGCGCAGTTTTGATCGGGAGCAGTTTTTGGCGCTGCTGCGGCAGTTTTCGGGTTGATGGGGCTGACGGCGTTTCGGGGAGAACTGGCGGCGCTGGCGGCGGCCCTGATCTGGGCGATCGCCTCCATTGCGTTTACCAAGCTGGGTCAGCGGCTGTCACCGATGGCGCTGAATTTGTCCAAGGGGCTGATTTCCATCGGGCTGATTTTGCTGACGCTGGGGCTGAGCGGGTCGGGGCTGCCCGCGGCCAGCGGGTCGGCTGTTTGGCTGCTGCTGCTGAGCGGGGCGATCGGCATTGGGCTGGGCGACACGGCCTATTTTGCATCGCTGAATAGCATCGGGGCGCGGCGCGGCTTGTTACTGGAATCGCTGGCTCCCCCGCTGACGGCGCTGCTGGCGCTGGTGTTTTTGCAAGAGCGGCTGAGCGGGGCGGCGTGGCTGGGCATTGGGCTGACGGTGGGCGGCGTGGCGTGGGTAATTGTGGAGCGATCGCCCGACTCGTTGATCGGCAACTATCGCCCGGTGCGCGGACTGGCCTTTGGACTGATTGCAGCACTGAGCCAGGCCAGCGGGGCTGTCCTCTCGCGGGCAGCGCTTTCGACCACCGACATCAGCCCGCTGTGGGGCACGCTAATTCGACTGGTGGCGGGGCTGCTGGTGCTGCTGCTGTGGCTGGCGTGGCGGCCGCCGCAGTTTGTCAGCGTGGGCAAGGAAGTGGGCCAGTTGCGATCGCCCCGGTTTCTGGGCATTGTGGCGGCCACGGCTTTTGCCAGCACGTTTCTCGGCATCTGGCTCCAGCAAACGGCGCTGAAGTTTGCGCCAGCGGGCATTGCCCAATCGCTGCTGGCCACCAGTCCGCTATTTGTGATTCCGATTGCCGTTGCGCTGGGCGATCGCGTGAGTCTGAGGGCGGTGCTGGGTGTGCTGGTGGCGATCGCTGGGATCTGGCTGCTGTTTTGGCGGGGCTGATCGCTTCAGCGCGTCCAAAAAGGCATACACCGCAGGCGGATGCAGCGCGTCTTTGCGAACCGCGACTTGAAATTCGCGCATCAGCGGCACGGGCAGCGGGTAAACCTGAACCCCCGGCGGCAGCGGCTCGGCCGCCAGTTGCGCCATGATGGTTGCGCCCAGCCCCCGCATCACCATGCTGACAATGGTTGAATCTTCGCTGATTTTGTAGGCGGGCTGGATGGGAACCTTGTGCGCCGCCAGGTGGGTGCGAATTAGAAAATAGCAGTGGTCGGTATCGACGGGCATGATCATCGGGAAGCTGGTCAATTCTTCCCAGGTCAGCGGCGGGTGCTGCAACTTCGCATCGGGCGGCAGCAGCGCCACATATTCATCCTGAAACAGCGTCCAGGTGTCAAATTCTTCCACCGATGCGCCCCAGCAAAACAGGGCAATATCAACGCGCCCTTCGCGCAGGCTTTGCTCAATCTCGGCGGCTCCGCGAAATTCCTCAATGCTGACGATGATGCCAGGATAATCTTGGCGAAACTCGGCGATGATGTCCGGCAGCAGGTGCGTCGCCGCGCTGCGAAAAGAGGCCACCCGCACCTGGCCGCCCTGGAGGCCCTTGGCCAGGTTGGCTTCCTTATCCATCACGTCCAGCAGGTGCAGCATTTGGCGGGCGTGGTTCAACATGCGATCGCCCACGGGTGTTAAATGCGCCCCGCGTCGCCCCCGCGTAAACAAAATTACGCCCATCTCGGATTCGAGGGAGGCGATCGCATGGCTGACGGCCGACTGCGAAATGCCCAATTGCAGCCCTGCTTCGCCAAAGTTACCGGATTCCGCCACCGCCACCAGCGCCCGCAGTTGAGACAGCTTGATATTGTCCTGGTTCATGGCCGCTACCTGCTTGAAGGGTGAAAGGACGAGTTGCGC contains:
- a CDS encoding succinate--CoA ligase subunit beta, which gives rise to MDLLEYQAKDLFQKVGIPILPSQRIDHPKDLKQLRIPYPIVLKSQVYAGGRGKAGGVRFAENTIDAVAAAQAIFHLPILGQYPEVLLAEAKYEPDQELYLAVVLDPSLRRPLLLGAREGGMALEATSRQIQQVLVDGEFSPFYARRLAINMGLTGELIESVSAIAEKMYRLFLTYDLDLVEINPLAVNPAGEVMALDGKITVNDAALGRHPDLLAMQSGARPSLSSAAGPACNGLAAGAFDLPNLNPMLFPGSLGILCNGAGLTMATLDLVDQAGGQPSACLNLGGESSYRLPPDTLCDRLEKGLDWILKTQRLQSVLLNLLGGVETCNAVARAIARYLKQQRPPVTVPLVVRLGGAHAAAARKQLAALNLPMLVVLDSLDEAITKAIALSEGARVGR
- a CDS encoding succinate--CoA ligase subunit alpha, giving the protein MDLSANSKVLVQGIAGALGSLYTARMRAYGTSIVAGVSPGHGGQVLEGVPVFDLVEQAVATTGPVDAAVILVEPYRMLDAALEAIAAGIRHLVLVTEGVPPLDMVKLLHIAERTDTLVVGPDSPGIILPGKVLLGTYPAELYSPGCIGVISRSGTLTHEIALHLTQAELGQSIVVGIGGDRIVGSSFQQWLQILDEDDQTEAIVLVGEIGGNSEEEAARYIVEAIDKPVIAYIAGRTAPKNHRMGHAGAIIASLVAGWGSEIGTPDSKVAAFQKAGVPVANRPSDIPGLLERALRK
- a CDS encoding peptidoglycan recognition family protein, whose translation is MGRRLLQGMMAALLILLVMKGAAAIPRFSRPEPAPRLPVSEVPAVADPAIPPDRVPLPVPPDPIPNDLRQVLVPGKADLSSVRVPYPVMREVASRYTPRQEIAPPHPTNFGYRFLTDASGRPVSNDPIIVLHETVGSASSAINTFRTPHPNDADQRSYHALIRLNGTVVYIVPPEYRAFGAGNSVFDGPNGRETVNTNPQFPPSVNNFAYHISLETPSDGRGNQSRHSGYTRAQYQSLAWLTARTGIPVNRITTHRAVDRSGSRSDPRSFDREQFLALLRQFSG
- a CDS encoding DMT family transporter, coding for MGLTAFRGELAALAAALIWAIASIAFTKLGQRLSPMALNLSKGLISIGLILLTLGLSGSGLPAASGSAVWLLLLSGAIGIGLGDTAYFASLNSIGARRGLLLESLAPPLTALLALVFLQERLSGAAWLGIGLTVGGVAWVIVERSPDSLIGNYRPVRGLAFGLIAALSQASGAVLSRAALSTTDISPLWGTLIRLVAGLLVLLLWLAWRPPQFVSVGKEVGQLRSPRFLGIVAATAFASTFLGIWLQQTALKFAPAGIAQSLLATSPLFVIPIAVALGDRVSLRAVLGVLVAIAGIWLLFWRG
- a CDS encoding LysR family transcriptional regulator, coding for MNQDNIKLSQLRALVAVAESGNFGEAGLQLGISQSAVSHAIASLESEMGVILFTRGRRGAHLTPVGDRMLNHARQMLHLLDVMDKEANLAKGLQGGQVRVASFRSAATHLLPDIIAEFRQDYPGIIVSIEEFRGAAEIEQSLREGRVDIALFCWGASVEEFDTWTLFQDEYVALLPPDAKLQHPPLTWEELTSFPMIMPVDTDHCYFLIRTHLAAHKVPIQPAYKISEDSTIVSMVMRGLGATIMAQLAAEPLPPGVQVYPLPVPLMREFQVAVRKDALHPPAVYAFLDALKRSAPPKQQPDPSDRHQHTQHRPQTHAIAQRNGNRNHK